The stretch of DNA GGTTTGTCGCTCACCTTACCGAAGGGCGGCAGATCTACAAAGGGGATCCGGTCGCCATCGCGTCCGATTTGAGACCGTCGAGTGCGCGCATCGAGCAAGCCGTCTCTCGCGCTCTCGTCGACGCCGGCTTCAGGGTCGAGAACCTGGGGAGCCTACCCACCCCGGCGTTGACGTTCTATGCGATCCAAAAGGGTCGCGCCCACATCATGGTCACCGGCAGCCACATCCCCTTCGACCGCAACGGCATCAAGTTCGGTAAGCCATCGGGCGAGGTGCTCAAGGAGGACGAAGATCTCATTCTAAGAGCGGTCTCCCGGGCCCGCCGCATCGAATACCGAAGGCCCGAGAACGAATCCCCGTTCGCGGACGATGGATCCTTCAAGCCGAGACGACGCCCTTCGCTTCCCCGACCGGTGGATGAAGGCGCGAGCACCTACTCGAGAAGGTATCTGGATTTCTTCCCGCAAAACGGCCTCTCCGGACGGCGGGTCGCGGTGTTCCAGCACTCTGCCGTCGGGCGCGATCTGCTGGTGGAGCTGCTGCGACGACTCGGCGCGGAAGTGCGAGCGGTCCGAAGAAGCGACGCCTTCGTTCCTATCGACACCGAGGACATCACCGAGGAGCGGCTTCGCGAGCTGCAGGAGATCGGGAACGAAAGCCCGGTGGATGCCATCGTTTCGACGGATGGAGACAGCGATCGTCCGCTCATCGCCGGTGTGGAGCCTGACGGGCGCGTGCGCTTCTTCGGCGGGGATCTCGTCGGAATTCTGGTTGCCGATTTCTTGCGGGCGGACGCCGTTGCCGTACCGGTGAGCGTGAACGATGCGGTCGATATCTGGTTCGAGGCGCGCGGCGTTCCGGTTACCAAGACGAAGATTGGATCGCCTTATGTGGTGAAGGCGATGGAAGAGCTTCGCGAGTCGGGTGGTTACCGCCGCGTCGTGGGGTGGGAGGCGAATGGGGGCTTCATGATTGGCTCGCCAATCGAAGAAGATGGCAAGCGTCTCGAGGCGCTGCCGTCGCGGGATGCCGTGCTCCCCATCCTGGCGATCCTGCACGCGGCTCGGGAACGAGATGAGAGCCTCGTCGAGCTCTTCGCACAACTTCCCCGGCGTTTCAGCAAGGCGGGACTTCTCGACGAGTTTCCTCAGGACACGAGCCGGGCCGTCTTGGAGCACTTCTCTTCCCTCGAGGGCGAGACGCAGCTCGACCGCTTCTTTTCATCCGAGCTCGGCTTCGATGGGGTCGACCGGATCGACCGGCTCGATGGACTCAGGCTTCATTTTCACAACGGGGATATCGCCCACATTCGGCCTTCGGGCAACGCCCCTCAGCTTCGTATCTATGCCGTCGCCGCAAGCCAAGAGCGCGCCGATGAAATCGTCCACTTGGCGCTTCGCGAGCCAGACGGTATCCTGCGAAAGCTCGCGAACGCCGTTTCGAGTTAGCATCACCCGCCGGCGAAGGAGAAACCATGCGCTTTCGGACGAAACAGATTCACGCAGGGGTCGAGCCAGATCCGACGACCGGCTCGATTCTGACCCCAATCTACCAGTCGACGACCTTCGTGCAACGCTCGGTCGACGAGTACCTCTCGAAGGGCTATTCCTACTCCCGCTCGGGGAATCCGACGGTCAGAGCTCTCGAAAAGAAACTCGCCGCGCTCGAAGGGGGCGCCGACTGCTCCTGTTTCGCCACGGGAATGGCCGCCATCCAGGCCGTTGTTCTCGCCTTCCTGAACGCGGGCGACCATGCGATCGTTTCCGATGTCGCTTACGGAGGTACCTATCGCCTCTGCACGAAAATCTTTCAGCGCTTCGGCGTGAGCTTCACCTTCGCGGATACGTCGAGGCCCGAGGACGTCAGCGCCGCCATCAGGGACGAGACGAAGCTCATTCTCACGGAAACGCCGGCAAACCCAACTCTGAAGCTCACCGACATCGCCGCCGTTTCCGAGATCGCGCGGAAGCGCGGAATTCCTCATGCCGTGGACAACACGTTCTTGACGCCCTACTACCAGAAACCTCTACAGCTCGGCGCCGAGCTCGTCGTACACAGCACGACGAAGTATCTCGACGGCCACAACGCCACGGTCGGAGGCGCGGTCGTGAGTCGGACGGCCAAGCTCGACGAGCAGGTCCGCTTCGTGCAGAACGCGACGGGCACGATTCTGTCCCCCCAGGTGGCCTGGCTGACGCTCCAAGGAGTCAAAACCCTGAGCATCCGGATGGACGCTCAGTCGGAGACCGCCATGGCGATCGCGCGTTTTCTCGAATCGAACGCCAAGGTGGAGAGCGTCTGCTACCCCGGTCTTTCGTCCCACCCCCAGCACGACCTTGCCAAGGGTCAGGCCACGGGGTTCGGCGCGATGCTGTGGTTCGAGTTGAAAGGCGGCCTCGCCGCCGGCAAGAAGCTCATGGACGCCGTCGAGCTATGGAGCCTGGCGGAGAACCTGGGCTCCGTCGAGTCGCTCGTAACCCATCCGGTGACGATGACGCATGCCGACGTCGACGAGGCCGAGCGGAAGCGGGTTGGGATTACCGACGGCCTGGTGAGGCTTTCGGTGGGGCTTGAGGACGGAGTGGATTTGATCGCCGATCTCGCTCAGGCGCTCGACAAGATATAGCGTCCATGGAACAAAACCGGCCATCACCCGGCTCTACGGGCGTGGCCAATTTGACCTGCGTCCTTTTCTGATTGACATCAAGACGGAAAGTCGTTATAAAGATCGCTGAGGCTTTGCTTCCCTGGGAAGCGAGGATCTTCCCCACCCTTCCTAGCTCACGCCCACCAAGCAGGCCTTGCATCGAGCTAGTGCAGCACCTCCCCGTTGCAGTGGCTGTTTAGCGTGGACGTTCTCACGTGGATTCTCCAACGCAGGAGGGTCCCTTTTCGCTAGGAGCGGTCCGCTCGGAGGGACCGCGGGACGAGACCTAGGAACTTCTAACCATGAAGACAACGAATCAACTTTCCTCATTTCGCATCATCGGTCGGGGGACGCGCCTCGTCTTTTCACTAGCGCTCCTCCTCGTCATCGCCCTCCCGCGGACGAGCCCAGCCCAGGGTGAGTCCGATTGGAGGCTGGTCCGCACCGTCGGAGAAGAAGAGCTCGCTGGCTCGAAGGTTGCCGGATCGGCGTTCTCTCCTAGAGGCAACACGTTCTTCATGGTCCGCGCCGGGGAATCGGATTCCCGGAGCGCCGTTTCTGACATCCTCACCTTCTCTTCGACGGGTGAGCGCCGAGACCTGCTGCGCTTCGCCGATCGCATCGACCCGATCAACGTCGCCGTCGACGGTCGAGCCAGCCGGATGTTG from Vicinamibacteria bacterium encodes:
- a CDS encoding PLP-dependent aspartate aminotransferase family protein, with product MRFRTKQIHAGVEPDPTTGSILTPIYQSTTFVQRSVDEYLSKGYSYSRSGNPTVRALEKKLAALEGGADCSCFATGMAAIQAVVLAFLNAGDHAIVSDVAYGGTYRLCTKIFQRFGVSFTFADTSRPEDVSAAIRDETKLILTETPANPTLKLTDIAAVSEIARKRGIPHAVDNTFLTPYYQKPLQLGAELVVHSTTKYLDGHNATVGGAVVSRTAKLDEQVRFVQNATGTILSPQVAWLTLQGVKTLSIRMDAQSETAMAIARFLESNAKVESVCYPGLSSHPQHDLAKGQATGFGAMLWFELKGGLAAGKKLMDAVELWSLAENLGSVESLVTHPVTMTHADVDEAERKRVGITDGLVRLSVGLEDGVDLIADLAQALDKI
- the manA gene encoding mannose-6-phosphate isomerase, class I, which codes for MSLHRLTPRVQHYAWGDAEFIPRLIGQANSHDQPFAELWFGTHPDLPSLVDGAPLGAVLEGELPYLMKVLSAARPLSVQTHPTAQQAREGFERENAAGIPLSAPQRNYRDPRPKPELIVALTDFYALVGFRPLSEIASLLREVPELSRFVPGFETTAEGLRRLYEKLMTLEKNDVDGILEPLLARLRDQSFERTHPEHWLVRAATVFSASGHHDPGLFSVLLLNLVHLRPEQALFLDAGTLHAYLEGSGIEIMSSSNNVLRGGLTSKHVDLPELQRTVRFESERPEVRNRQRLSDTESFYETPAVEFELRRIDVIESRAHENEPSRGPEILFVADADGPVTISSGTKWLELAKGESCVVLAGVPYVVRGKGTLFKALTPEPEPLFRGRKPVELRFGTSGLRGLVRDITDLEAYVNTRGFVAHLTEGRQIYKGDPVAIASDLRPSSARIEQAVSRALVDAGFRVENLGSLPTPALTFYAIQKGRAHIMVTGSHIPFDRNGIKFGKPSGEVLKEDEDLILRAVSRARRIEYRRPENESPFADDGSFKPRRRPSLPRPVDEGASTYSRRYLDFFPQNGLSGRRVAVFQHSAVGRDLLVELLRRLGAEVRAVRRSDAFVPIDTEDITEERLRELQEIGNESPVDAIVSTDGDSDRPLIAGVEPDGRVRFFGGDLVGILVADFLRADAVAVPVSVNDAVDIWFEARGVPVTKTKIGSPYVVKAMEELRESGGYRRVVGWEANGGFMIGSPIEEDGKRLEALPSRDAVLPILAILHAARERDESLVELFAQLPRRFSKAGLLDEFPQDTSRAVLEHFSSLEGETQLDRFFSSELGFDGVDRIDRLDGLRLHFHNGDIAHIRPSGNAPQLRIYAVAASQERADEIVHLALREPDGILRKLANAVSS